In the Dendrosporobacter quercicolus genome, AGGTATACTGAAGATTTGGCGCAGTTTGTTGGTCAGAATTTTTTATTGACGCCAATTGAGGTTGACCGGGTGAAACAGCGGGCGGTATTATCCCGCAAGCTGGTGCTGGAAGCCGAACAGCGGCAAAAGGAACAGGAAATTTTTGCAAGGCTGGCTGTTGATGATGTGCTGAGCGGTACGGTTACCAGAATTGCCGACTATGGGGCATTTATTGATATTGGCGGCATTGATGGCCTGGCTCATATTTCGGATCTGGCGTGGGAAAGAGTGAAAACGCCTCATGATGTGGTAAGTGTCGGTGATGAAGTTAAAGTGGTCGTGACCAAAGTTGATCCTCAGGCCCGGCGAATTTCTCTCAGTTTAAAGCAGGCAACCCGCGATCCCTGGCTGGACCGGGTGGACCAGTTTACAACCGGCAGCATTGTCAAGGGCAAGGTAACGAAAATAACCAATTTCGGCGCCTTTGTGGAATTGGCCAAAGGAATTGAGGGGTTAGTCAGGCTGGCGGAGCTGGCTGAAAAAAGAGTAAGCAAAGCTGAGGAAATTGTGAGCGTTGGCCAACAGGTGAATGTTAAAATTATGGAAATTGATAAAGCGGCCAAACGGATTGCTTTAAGTATGATCAAAGCCAGCCAGGATGCCGAGCGGGCTGAATATCAGGAATTTTTGACAAAAAATACGGAAGTTGGCCTGACTTTGGGCGATCAGTTCGGCCATTTGTTTAAGCGTGAGGATTAACTGTGCGTCAGTCCAGGAAACTTGATCATATCAAATATTCACTGCAAATTGACGATGGACCAATTGCCAACAGCTTTGCCGATTTTAAGCTCATTCATCATTGCCTGCCGGATTTAGTCTGGGATGAACTGGATTTAACCTCCGCTGTTGCCGGTATTGCGCTTGCCAATCCCGTGATTATCAATGCGATTACCGGCGGGGCTGAAGATGTTGGTGCTATTAATGCGCGGCTGGCCGAGTTTGCTAAATTTACCGGCTGTACGATGGCCGTCGGCTCGCAGTTTGCGGCGATCGAAAATCAGTCGGTAGAACCGTCTTATCGAATTATCAGGCAGATCAATCCGCAAGGAACCGTTTTCGCAAATTTAGGCGCTTATGCCAAACCGGAACATGCCCAAAGGGCGGTTGACATGATTGAGGCCAGCGCCATTCAAATTCATCTGAATCCGGCCCAGGAAATGATGATGACTGAGGGAGACCGGGATTTTTCCGGGTATTTGCGAAATATAGCCCATATAGTTAAAACCGTTGAGGTACCGGTTATTGTTAAAGAAGTTGGCTGCGGTATTGCTCGGGAACAGGCGCAAAGTCTGGTTGATGCCGGCGTCAGGGCAATTGATGTCGGCGGGACCGGCGGAGCGAATTTTGTGGCGATTGAAGCAGCCCGGAAAAATTTCCGGCCGGAGCCGGAACTGCTGGAGTGGGGTATTCCAACGGCGATCAGCTCGGTAGAAGTGGATCAGGTATTGCCGGACAATGTTGATTTAATTGTGTCCGGCGGTATACGAACTTCACTGGATGTTGTAAAGGCCTTGGCCTTGAATGGTAAAGCTGTTGGTTTGGCTACCCCCATTTTAAAGATGATTCAGCAGTGCGGGGTAGAACAAGCCGTGAATTGGTTTAACGGTTTTATCGAGACCGTCCAAAAATATATGGTGCTGGTAGGTGCAAAGGATATTCCGGCTTTAACGGGAGTGCCGGTGGTCATTACCGGCTACAGCGCCCAATGGCTGACTAACCGTGGATTTAATTTAGAAAAATACGCCAACCGGTGTAAAGCATAGCTCCTGCAGCTATGTTTTTTTATCTGGCCAGACAACCTGACTGTGCACGGTTTGTTTTTCCGTATGCTGCGTTAAGCGTTGTTCCGGCTTTTCCTATTGACAGGTTCGCCTCAATATTTTTTTATGAATTTCAATTCAGCAATCCGGGCAAGCTAAATTAACGGTAAAAAATTATTGAGGCTAAGAGGTGAATTTAGTATGAACATGCCAATCGGAATGATTACACTATTGGTGATCGGCGTATTGGTTTATTTTGGTATTGCGCAGCGAATTCTGGATAGAATGCGTTTGACAGACAAGCAGGCTTTATTGTTCATCGTAGCAATCGTTCTTGGCAGCTTTGTTGATATTCCGGTTATGAGTGAGCCGGTTAGCCTGACGGTAAATTTAGGCGGAGCGGTATTACCTGCCCTGCTGGCCATATGGCTGATTTTCAGCGCCGATGAAACAGCGGAGCGAGTCAGAGCGGTAATGGCCTCTGTCTTAGTGGCGGCGGCCGTATATTTCGGCTCGCTGTATTTGCCTTATGAGCCGGAAAACATGTTTCTTGATCCTAAGTTAATATACGGCATTACCGCCGGCCTGATTGCCTACCTGGCCGGGCGGTCGCGCCGCAGTGCTTTTATCGGCGGAACTTTAGGGATTATCTTAAGTGATTTGGTGCATCTGGCAACCATTGTCCGCCTGGGTATACCGGGAACGACGGCAATTGGCGGCGCCGGCGCTTTTGACGTGGTAGTTATTGCCGGCATTGTGGCGGTAATGATTGCCGAACTTGTCGGTGAAACCAGGGAGAAATTGCAGGGCGGTCCGGTGCTGGGGCCAAACAGGCCGGAAGGTTTGTATGAATTCAGCAAGGAATTGTCCAATAACCCGGCGAAAAAACGCAATCTAAAAGCCGTCCGCCCTGCCAGAACTGATGCTGATGCCTCCGAAAACCAGCGTTCTGAAGGAAGAGGTGAAGACAGTGAATAAAATGATCCTGATACTGGCAGTCGTACTGTTTAGCCTCTCGCTGGCCAGCTCAGGCTATACCCATCAAAGCGATCATTATTTTAATATCGTGGATGAAGCCGGCAATATTGTTTATATAACGGCGTGGGAAATGCAGGTTGGCGATGAATGTCTGACCGCAGACAATAAGCGCTATCAGGTAACCGGCATCAGCGGCAATACTGCTCAGGCCAAATTTGTCGGTGAAATCAATTTATCGCAATATCTTGACGAAAACCAAAAAAGTTCTTTTTGGTGGGCGGCTTTAACGCCCAGTGTGGCCGAAGCGCAAAGCAGCGGCAAGGTGGCCGTATATCATACGCATTCCGATGAATCCTATGTTCCAACCGAGGGTGAGGAGAGTATTTTCGGCAACGGCGGAATCTATAAAGTCGGCGATGCTTTTAGCAAAGCTTTGCGGGCCAAAGGCCTTAAAACCGTTCATTCCACAGCCAAACATGATCCTCATGATAGTATGGCTTACGAACGGTCACGCCGGACAGCTTTGAATTTAATTAAAAAAGAGCAGCCTGAGGCGATCTTTGATGTTCACCGGGATGCCGTTCCGCCTGAAGTCTATAAAGGCGCAGTAAGCGGTCAGGAGGTCAGCAAGGTGCAGCTGGTTGTCGGCAAATACGGCCCGACCGGCAAGCAGATTGAAGATTACGCCTTGCAGATTAAGGCTGCTTCTGATAAACAGCATCCGGGTTTGGTAAAAGGAATTTTTTTCGCTAAGGGCGGTGATTATAATCAGGATTTGCATCCCCGCTCGATGTTAATCGAGGCTGGTTCCCATACCAATAGCCGGCAGTCTGCGGAAAAAGGCGTTACCCTGTTTGCCGACGTGATACCCGCTGTACTGGGTAAAACGGGCGCAAATCCGGCTAATCAGGCCGGGGCCGCCGGTATTGGAACAGCCGCCGCTGGAGCTTCCGGCGCTACTAAATCGATTGGCTGGATCATCGGGCTGCTGATCGTCGGCGGTGCTGCATTCTTATTGATCAGTACCGGAAGTATAAAGGAAGCAAAAGCAAAACTAAAACAATTTGCGACAACTGAGTTTACCAATTTTTTTGCTCCCAGGCAAAGCCGGCGCAAAAAGTCAGGTGATGACCGGGAAGATAAAAAATAACCGAATAAGAAGCGGAGTGATGTTTTTATCATCACTCCTTTTTTTCGTTTGCAGGAAAACATAAGAGCTAAACGGAATAGTAAAGAGAGGTGAAAAGCTTGTCCTATTACGGCGTGGTAACAATGGTGGTTCCGGAGAGTATTGCAGACCAAACCGGTATTGAAGCTGGTGATAAGCTGCTGGCCGTTAACGGCCGGCAGTTGCGTGATATTATTGATTTGAGTTTTGCATTGGCCGATGATTACATAGAATTATTGATTGAAAAGACAGACGGCGAGCAGGAAATTATTGAAATTGAAAAAGAGTACGATGAAGATTTAGGCTTACACTTTGAAAGTGCGGTGTTTGATGGTATCCGGCGCTGTGCCAATCAATGTATTTTTTGCTTTGTTGATCAGATGGCGCCTAATATGCGCGCCAGCTTGTATGTTAAGGATGACGATTATCGCATGTCCTTTTTATACGGTAATTTTGTTACCCTTACCAATCTTGGCGAGCGGGATTTTACCAGGATCAAAAAGCTGCATTTGTCGCCTTTGTATATTTCCGTTCATACGACAAACGGTCCGCTGCGGGCGAAAATGCTGCACAATAAAAATGCCGGAAATATTATGCAGCACATTAACAAACTGATTGAAAGCGGTATTGAACTGCATACCCAGGTTGTGCTGTGCCCGGAGATTAATGATGGCGTAATTCTGGAGAAAACAATCGCCGATTTGTATCAATTGCATCCCGGTGTGCAGTCGCTCGCGATTGTACCGGTAGGTCTGAGCCGTTATCGCGAGCATTGTCATCCACTCAAAGGCTTTACAGCAGCGCAGGCGTGCCATATAATTAGCATGGTGGCTCAATGGCAAAAAAAATCCCGCTCTGAAACCGGCAGTTCTTTTGTGTATCTGTCCGACGAGTTTTATATCGCCGCCGCCAAACCAATTCCCAGTGATGAGTTTTATGACGGATTTCCCCAACTGGAAAATGGGATTGGCCTGGTCAGAAATTTTCTTACCGAATGGGAAACGGCTAAAACGGCGTCCAGCGTTTATACAGCGCCAATTCATCTGGATATTGTTTGCGGAAAGTCCGCGGAAAAAATTCTCAGCCCGCTCATACGGCAATTAACCATACCGAATTTACATATCAGGCTGGTGCCGGTGGAAAATCATTTCTTTGGTTCTGATATTACCGTAACCGGCCTTTTAACCGGCCGTGATATTGTCAAAGGCCTAAGCTGCTTAACCGGTGAGCGTGATGGTGTAATTATTCCGGGAATTGCCCTGCGGACCGGCGAGAACGTTTTTTTGGATGATTCAACCTTGCAGGAGGTTGAACAGCAGCTCAACATTCCGGTCCGGGTTGCTTACGGAGGGGCCGATTTAAGGGAACTGCTGTATGGCTGGACGCGCTGACTTGCTTAGCGGCCCGGATGACAATTGCAATTGCCGGTATACGCGCTTAATTACGGGAAAAACTAATACTCAGTAATAAATAAAATAGAAAAAGATGAAACTTGGGTGATGTGAATGAGTAAACCAATCGTGGCTATCGTAGGCCGTCCCAATGTTGGCAAGTCTACGCTGTTTAATCAGATAGGTAAAAAACGTGTTTCTATTGTTGAGGATATGCCGGGGGTAACCAGGGACCGGATCTATCTTGACGCCGAGTGGCTTAATCATGAGTTTACAATGATTGATACCGGCGGTATTCAAATTGAAACGGATGACCGGATGTTAACCGCCATCCGTCACCAAGCCCAGCTGGCAATCGAGGAAGCGGATGTTATTCTGTTTATTGTGGACGGTAAAACCGGCTTAACTTCAGCTGATGAAGAAGTGGGCGGCATATTGCGCAATACCCGCAAGCCGGTGGTTCTGACAGTGAATAAGGTAGACAGCGCCAAAGCAATGGATGAAATTTATGAGTTTTACAACCTGGGCTTAGGCGAGCCGATTCCAATTTCCGCTTCCAATGCGCTTAATCTCGGTGATTTACTGGATAAGGTTGTAGAAAGCCTGCCGAAGGAACATGAGTCTGATGGAGAAATCGATCAAATCAGAGTAGCGGTCATTGGTCGTCCCAATGTCGGTAAATCTTCCCTGGTCAATGCGCTGATCGGCCAGGAACGGGTAATTGTCAGCGATATACCAGGTACTACCCGTGATGCGATTGACACTCATTTTTCCAAGGAAGGAACCAATTTTGTTCTGATCGATACTGCCGGTATGCGGCGCAAAGCGAAAATTGATTTACCGGTCGAGCGTTATAGCGTGATTCGCTCCTTGCGTTCTGTTGACCGTTCTGATGTTGTTTTAATCGTCATTGATGCTGTTGACGGGGTGACGGAACAAGATAAAAAAATTGCCGGCTATGCGCATGAGGCGGGGAAAGGCATTGTAATTATCGTAAATAAGTGGGATTTGGTGGAAAAAGACAGCAAAACCTCATTGCGCTTTACCGAAACAATTCGCAATGAGTTAGGCTTTATGCAATATGCACCGGTCTTATTTACTTCGGCCTTAACCAAACAGCGGATACACCGGGTAATCGAGCTGATTAAGTTTGCGGCGGAACAGCATGCAATGCGGATTTCAACAAGCGTGCTTAACCAGGTAATCAGTGATGCCACTGCAATCAACCCGCCGCCGTCGGAAAATGGCCGTCGGCTGAAGATTTATTTTACCACGCAGGCTGATGTAAAACCGCCGACCTTTATCTTTTTTGTCAATGATCCGGAAATCATGCATTTTTCTTATTTGCGTTTTCTGGAGAACAGGCTGCGGGAAAGCTTTGGATTTGAAGGAACTCCATTAAAACTGGTTGTCCGCGGGCGTAAAGAGGAAGATGATTGATGGTAAGCAAATAAGGGAGGAGGGAATCTATGGACTTTTCAGTGCTGGCGGTAATTGCCGGCGCTAGCTATTTGATTGGTTCAATTCCCAATGGTTTGCTGCTGGGCCGCTGGTTGTGGAGGATTGATCTGCGCCAGTTCGGCAGCAAAAATATTGGCGCAACCAACGCTTTCCGCGTGCTCGGCCCCTGGCCGGCGCTAGGCGTTTTTTTTACTGACGCCGCCAAAGGCGTAGCCGGTGTGTTTTTAGGTCAGTGGCTGGCGGGAACGCCGCTGGGCATGCTTGTCGGCGGGATCGCGGCAATCGCCGGTCATAATTGGTCGGTATTTTTGAAATTCAAAGGCGGCCGTGGCGTGGCTACCGGGTTGGGCGTGATTGCCGTTCTGGTTCCTAAGGTTACGCTGATTGTATTTGCCGTATGGTGTGTTATTGTTTATTTCAGCAGATATGTATCCCTGGCCTCAATCATTGCGGCAGCTCTGGTACCGATGCTCATGCGGCTGTTTAATGAAAGAATGGAATTTTATTATTTTGGGTTATTGGCGGCTGCTTTTGTCATTATCAGGCATAAACCCAATATTGAGAGGCTGTTGAAGGGCAAGGAGCTGAAAATTAAAGCAGGCCAAGCCGGTAAGGAGAAATGACGATGAAGATTGCTGTTATTGGCGCTGGCAGTTGGGGGACAGCTATGGCGGTCATGCTGGGGCAAAAACATGATTCGGTAGCTTTATGGGCCCGCAATGAGGCGTTGGCAGAACAAATGAATGACAACAGGTGCAATGAGCGGTATTTACCCGGAGTCAGCATTCCGCCGGGCGTTATGACTACCAGCCAATTGCCGGCTGCACTGCTGGGTGCAGAACTGGTGGTTCTGGCGACGCCATCACAGGCTGTGCGGGAGACGGTAAACCGGATAAGTTCCTATGTAAGCGACACTGCCATTATTGTTACTGCAACCAAAGGTTTTGAACTAAGCTCCGGCCTCCGGATGTCCGAGGTTATTGCCGAAGCGGCGCCCCGGCTGAAAAACCGAATTGCCGTTTTATCGGGGCCTAATCATGCCGAAGAGGTTGGCAGGGCTCAGCCCAGCGCTACGGTAGTTGCGTCAAATCATCCGCCGGTTGCCGAACAAGTTCAGGATGCTTTTATGCTGCCGTATTTTCGGGTGTATACCAATCCGGATATGATTGGGGTGGAGTTAGGCGGGGCTTTAAAAAACATCATTGCTTTAGGGGCCGGCATTGCCGAGGGGTTGGAGTTTGGCGATAACACCAAGGCTGCTCTGATGACCCGAGGTTTAGCGGAGATAGCCCGCCTGGGCGTGGCAATGGGCGCCGATCCCCTGACTTTTGCCGGTTTGTCGGGAATTGGCGATTTGATGGTTACCTGTACCAGCCGCCACAGCCGTAACCGGCGGGCCGGAATTCTGCTGGCTCAGGGTCAGGCGGCAGACCAAATTGCCCTGGGAACCAATATGGTGGTGGAAGGAATAAGGACTACGGCTGCAGCGTACGGTTTAGCAGAGAAGTATCGGGTTGAAATGCCGATAACCGAGCAAATCTACCAGGTGATTTACGCCGAAAAATCACCGCGGGAAGCAGTTCTGGATTTAATGACCAGAGGGCGGACCCAGGAAGCGGAAGAAGTGGTTAATGATCAAGCGATTTGGAAATCACCGGGAAATAAATAATTTGATCAGGTCGTAGGGGCTGCCTCAAAAATGAGGCAGTTTCTTTTTTGCTTTTCGATAAAGCGGCATATCCTTTTTTCTGGTTATGGCAGCGCAGTTTAAATAACCATAAAAAGACAAAGCCGGGGATTAATTTAGTAATATTATCGGCGGCATGTCATATATTTATTATTGATTATAAACCTTGCTATAATACTAACTTATCGGACACTACTCCTTCTCGCAGGTGCGTTACTTTGGTTAAGGGAGGGATGAACACGGGTTTAGTGGGCGGTATGCTCAAATGTATTATATAGAATTAGTCATGGGGAGGGAAATGACCATATGGAGAAATTTGATTTATTCAGAGATATCGCCGAACGTACTGGCGGTGATATTTATATTGGCGTTGTCGGGCCGGTACGTACTGGAAAATCCACCTTTATCAAGAAATTTATGGATACAATGGTTTTACCAAATATTGCTGATCCATATGAAAAAGAGCGTGCCAAAGACGAGTTGCCGCAAAGTGCGGCCGGCAAGACGATTATGACCACTGAGCCCAAATTTATTCCCAATGAAGCGGTGGAAATCAATATTAAGGATAATGTGGCAATCAGGGTTAGGGTTGTTGATTGCGTTGGCTATTCAGTGGAAGGCGCTCTGGGGTATGAAGAGCAAGACGGACCGCGAATGGTGCTTACTCCCTGGTTTGAAGAAGAAATACCTTTTCAGGAAGCCGCCGAAATCGGTACCAGGAAAGTAATTGCCGAGCATTCGACCATTGGGCTGGTCGTAACCACCGACGGTACTGTAACCGACTTGTCGCGGGACAGCTATCTTTCGGCTGAAGAACGGGTGATTAATGAGCTGAAAGAGCTGCAAAAACCTTTTTTGGTTATTTTAAACACCAATCAGCCTACAGCCAAGGAAACCAGGGAACTTGTCGCTAAATTGGAAAGCAATTATGATGTGCCGGTCATTCCTGTAGATTGCGCTCAATTAAACTATGATGATATTTATGCTATTTTACAGGAAGTTTTATATGAATTCCCGGTTAAGGAAGTTAATATTTCACTGCCGAAATGGATTGAGGAACTCAATACCGAACACTGGCTGAGAGAGAAGTTTGACGGAGCTGTGCGTGAAGTAGTGCAATATGTGCGCAGGCTGCGGGATATAGATTGCGCTATTGATGATTTGGCAAGCCATGAATTTATTGCCGATGTAATTTTGCACGATATGGACTTAGGCAGCGGTATTGCGGTAATTGAAATTACTTCCCGGCCGGATTTATTCTATCAGGTGTTGGAAGAATTAACCGGCTTTACAATTTCCGGTGAGCATCATTTGTTCAGACTGATGCAGGATTTGGCGGTGGCTAAGCGGGAGTATGATAAACTGGCTGACGCGCTGGAGCAGGTAGAACAGTCCGGCTATGGAATCGTAACCCCGCAACTGGATGAAATGGTACTGGAGGAACCGGAAATTATCAGAAACGGCAACCGGTTTGGCGTTCGCTTGCGAGCTTCAGCGCCATCGCTGCACATTATCAGAACTGATGTACAGGCTGAAATATCGCCAATACTGGGTACTGAGAAGCAAAGCGAAGAACTTATTCAATATTTGATGCGTGAATTTGAAGGCGAACCGGACAAAATATGGCGGACAAATTTATTCGGTAAATCACTAAACTCGCTGGTACGGGAAGGAATTCAAAATAAACTTTCCGGTATGCCGGAAACAGCTCAGTTCAAATTGCGCGACACTTTGCAGAAAATCGTTAATGATGGGAGCGGCGGTTTGATTTGTATTATTTTTTAAAAAAAAGTCAGTCTTTACAGACTGACTTTTTTTTTAATTGCCCTTGTAATCCCTAGGAAAAGGATGTTATAATGTCTACTATGAATAGATTATTATCCTTTGCAGACATACGGGGAGGTACAAGAGTGAACAGACAGCAATCCGGGTTTTATCTGGTTCGTGAAGAAATATTACCTGAAGCAATTAAAAAAACGATTAAAGTGAAAGACATGCTCAAACGCGGTGAAGCCCGTACAATAAATGAAGCTGTGGAGCGAATGGAACTAAGCCGCAGTGCTTATTATAAATATAAGGACTATGTTTTTCCATTTTATGAAGCCAGTAAGGAAAAAATTGTTACTCTGGCCTTATTGCTTGAACATAAATCGGGAGTTTTATCGCGGGTGTTAAATACCATCGCCGGCGATCATGGCAGCGTACTGACCATAAATCAGGGTATTCCGCTGCAGGGAGTGGCAAATGCCACGATTTCTATTGAAACGGCGGAGCTGGTGATTGACCTGGAAGCCTTACTCGATAAATTAAGAATGGTTGAAGGTGTAAAAAGGCTTGAGGTATTGGGACAACAAGCATAAACGGAGGAATAATGATGAAGGATTCTGTTAACATCGGCCTGCTGGGTTTAGGCACTGTGGGAACAGGCGTAGTTAATGTATTAACCGCCAATGCTCATGAAATCTCGCAAAAAACCGGCGTGCCGGTAAACATAAAAAAGATATTGGTGCGTAATCTGAATAAAGTCAGGAATATAGCGGCAGGTGCAGTGCTAACAACCAATGCCGATGACATTCTTAATGATAACGACATTGATATTATCGTCGAAGTTATGGGTGGGGAGCAGCCAGCCAAGGATTATATGCTGCGAGCTTTAAATGCGGGCAAGAATGTCGTCACTGCCAACAAAGACGTGGTAGCTAAATTTGGCCGTGAATTGTTTAGCGCCGCGGAGGCCAACCATGTTGATTTTATGTTTGAAGCCAGCGTTGGCGGCGGTATTCCGATCATCAGGCCGCTTAAACAGTGCTTGGCTGCCAATAAACTTTCAGAAGTCATGGGGATAGTAAATGGCACCACCAATTATATGTTAACTAAGATGACCAACGAAAAACTTGATTATGAAACTGTACTGGCTGAAGCGCAGGCCAAGGGCTATGCTGAAGCTGATCCCACAGCTGATGTAGGCGGATTTGATGCTGCCCGAAAAATAGCAATTTTAGCTTCCATTGCTTTTAATGCCAGGGTTTCGCTGGAGGATGTCGATGTAGAGGGTATTACTAATATTTCTCCTGTCGACATAGAATATGCACGGGAACTGGGCTATGTAATTAAGCTGCTGGCAATTGCCAAGGAAAGCGAAGCATGCGGTATTAATGCGCGGGTTCATCCGGCTTTTATTCCGCTTAATCATCCGCTGGCTGCAGTAGGCGATGTATTTAATGCCATCTTTGTCCGGGGCGATGCGGTAGGAGAAACTATGTTTTACGGCCGGGGAGCCGGTGCGCTGCCAACGGCCAGCGCAGTTGCCGGCGACATTGTTGATGTAGCCCGCAACCTGCGGCATAATGTTAACGGCAGAATTCTTTGCACCTGCTTTGACCAGAAACCATTTTGCCCGGTCGAAAATACCAGTTCATCTTATTATGTCCGGCTGCTGGTTGAAGACCAGCCGGGCGTACTGGCAGCGATTGCCGGAGCCTTTGGCGCTCATAATGTAAGTCTTAACTCGGTAATTCAAAAACGCAAGGTGAATAATTGCGCTGAACTTGTCCTGATCACCTATCATGTTTCCGACGCTAATATTAGAAAGGCGCTGACAACGATTAAAGACATGTCTGTTTTAACAACAGTTCAGAATGTAATCCGGGTTGAAGCGCAGCAAATCGATTAATTGGATCAGGAGAGAGCAATATGCCGAAGACGGTAAAGGTATGTGTACCGGGGACTACTGCGAACTGTGGCCCCGGTTTCGATGCAGTTGGCATTGCCTGCACGATTTATAATGAATTAGAATTGACACTTAATCGCTCTGACAAGCTCAATATTGAGATTTTAGGCGAAGGCCGGGGCATTATTCCAAGCGATGAACAAAATATTGTCTGGCAGGCTGTTCAGGCAGTTTTAGCGCGGACCGGGAAAAGCTATCGTGGCGCGCATATTAAAATGACGAACAATGTGCCTCTGGCCCGTGGTTTGGGCAGCAGCGCGGCG is a window encoding:
- the plsY gene encoding glycerol-3-phosphate 1-O-acyltransferase PlsY, with protein sequence MDFSVLAVIAGASYLIGSIPNGLLLGRWLWRIDLRQFGSKNIGATNAFRVLGPWPALGVFFTDAAKGVAGVFLGQWLAGTPLGMLVGGIAAIAGHNWSVFLKFKGGRGVATGLGVIAVLVPKVTLIVFAVWCVIVYFSRYVSLASIIAAALVPMLMRLFNERMEFYYFGLLAAAFVIIRHKPNIERLLKGKELKIKAGQAGKEK
- the spoIIP gene encoding stage II sporulation protein P codes for the protein MILILAVVLFSLSLASSGYTHQSDHYFNIVDEAGNIVYITAWEMQVGDECLTADNKRYQVTGISGNTAQAKFVGEINLSQYLDENQKSSFWWAALTPSVAEAQSSGKVAVYHTHSDESYVPTEGEESIFGNGGIYKVGDAFSKALRAKGLKTVHSTAKHDPHDSMAYERSRRTALNLIKKEQPEAIFDVHRDAVPPEVYKGAVSGQEVSKVQLVVGKYGPTGKQIEDYALQIKAASDKQHPGLVKGIFFAKGGDYNQDLHPRSMLIEAGSHTNSRQSAEKGVTLFADVIPAVLGKTGANPANQAGAAGIGTAAAGASGATKSIGWIIGLLIVGGAAFLLISTGSIKEAKAKLKQFATTEFTNFFAPRQSRRKKSGDDREDKK
- the spoIVA gene encoding stage IV sporulation protein A; amino-acid sequence: MEKFDLFRDIAERTGGDIYIGVVGPVRTGKSTFIKKFMDTMVLPNIADPYEKERAKDELPQSAAGKTIMTTEPKFIPNEAVEINIKDNVAIRVRVVDCVGYSVEGALGYEEQDGPRMVLTPWFEEEIPFQEAAEIGTRKVIAEHSTIGLVVTTDGTVTDLSRDSYLSAEERVINELKELQKPFLVILNTNQPTAKETRELVAKLESNYDVPVIPVDCAQLNYDDIYAILQEVLYEFPVKEVNISLPKWIEELNTEHWLREKFDGAVREVVQYVRRLRDIDCAIDDLASHEFIADVILHDMDLGSGIAVIEITSRPDLFYQVLEELTGFTISGEHHLFRLMQDLAVAKREYDKLADALEQVEQSGYGIVTPQLDEMVLEEPEIIRNGNRFGVRLRASAPSLHIIRTDVQAEISPILGTEKQSEELIQYLMREFEGEPDKIWRTNLFGKSLNSLVREGIQNKLSGMPETAQFKLRDTLQKIVNDGSGGLICIIF
- the fni gene encoding type 2 isopentenyl-diphosphate Delta-isomerase, with translation MRQSRKLDHIKYSLQIDDGPIANSFADFKLIHHCLPDLVWDELDLTSAVAGIALANPVIINAITGGAEDVGAINARLAEFAKFTGCTMAVGSQFAAIENQSVEPSYRIIRQINPQGTVFANLGAYAKPEHAQRAVDMIEASAIQIHLNPAQEMMMTEGDRDFSGYLRNIAHIVKTVEVPVIVKEVGCGIAREQAQSLVDAGVRAIDVGGTGGANFVAIEAARKNFRPEPELLEWGIPTAISSVEVDQVLPDNVDLIVSGGIRTSLDVVKALALNGKAVGLATPILKMIQQCGVEQAVNWFNGFIETVQKYMVLVGAKDIPALTGVPVVITGYSAQWLTNRGFNLEKYANRCKA
- a CDS encoding NAD(P)H-dependent glycerol-3-phosphate dehydrogenase, coding for MKIAVIGAGSWGTAMAVMLGQKHDSVALWARNEALAEQMNDNRCNERYLPGVSIPPGVMTTSQLPAALLGAELVVLATPSQAVRETVNRISSYVSDTAIIVTATKGFELSSGLRMSEVIAEAAPRLKNRIAVLSGPNHAEEVGRAQPSATVVASNHPPVAEQVQDAFMLPYFRVYTNPDMIGVELGGALKNIIALGAGIAEGLEFGDNTKAALMTRGLAEIARLGVAMGADPLTFAGLSGIGDLMVTCTSRHSRNRRAGILLAQGQAADQIALGTNMVVEGIRTTAAAYGLAEKYRVEMPITEQIYQVIYAEKSPREAVLDLMTRGRTQEAEEVVNDQAIWKSPGNK
- a CDS encoding DUF1614 domain-containing protein, producing MNMPIGMITLLVIGVLVYFGIAQRILDRMRLTDKQALLFIVAIVLGSFVDIPVMSEPVSLTVNLGGAVLPALLAIWLIFSADETAERVRAVMASVLVAAAVYFGSLYLPYEPENMFLDPKLIYGITAGLIAYLAGRSRRSAFIGGTLGIILSDLVHLATIVRLGIPGTTAIGGAGAFDVVVIAGIVAVMIAELVGETREKLQGGPVLGPNRPEGLYEFSKELSNNPAKKRNLKAVRPARTDADASENQRSEGRGEDSE
- a CDS encoding DUF512 domain-containing protein yields the protein MSYYGVVTMVVPESIADQTGIEAGDKLLAVNGRQLRDIIDLSFALADDYIELLIEKTDGEQEIIEIEKEYDEDLGLHFESAVFDGIRRCANQCIFCFVDQMAPNMRASLYVKDDDYRMSFLYGNFVTLTNLGERDFTRIKKLHLSPLYISVHTTNGPLRAKMLHNKNAGNIMQHINKLIESGIELHTQVVLCPEINDGVILEKTIADLYQLHPGVQSLAIVPVGLSRYREHCHPLKGFTAAQACHIISMVAQWQKKSRSETGSSFVYLSDEFYIAAAKPIPSDEFYDGFPQLENGIGLVRNFLTEWETAKTASSVYTAPIHLDIVCGKSAEKILSPLIRQLTIPNLHIRLVPVENHFFGSDITVTGLLTGRDIVKGLSCLTGERDGVIIPGIALRTGENVFLDDSTLQEVEQQLNIPVRVAYGGADLRELLYGWTR
- the der gene encoding ribosome biogenesis GTPase Der; the protein is MSKPIVAIVGRPNVGKSTLFNQIGKKRVSIVEDMPGVTRDRIYLDAEWLNHEFTMIDTGGIQIETDDRMLTAIRHQAQLAIEEADVILFIVDGKTGLTSADEEVGGILRNTRKPVVLTVNKVDSAKAMDEIYEFYNLGLGEPIPISASNALNLGDLLDKVVESLPKEHESDGEIDQIRVAVIGRPNVGKSSLVNALIGQERVIVSDIPGTTRDAIDTHFSKEGTNFVLIDTAGMRRKAKIDLPVERYSVIRSLRSVDRSDVVLIVIDAVDGVTEQDKKIAGYAHEAGKGIVIIVNKWDLVEKDSKTSLRFTETIRNELGFMQYAPVLFTSALTKQRIHRVIELIKFAAEQHAMRISTSVLNQVISDATAINPPPSENGRRLKIYFTTQADVKPPTFIFFVNDPEIMHFSYLRFLENRLRESFGFEGTPLKLVVRGRKEEDD